In Armatimonadota bacterium, the genomic window GGTGCCACGTGTGCCCCTTTGCGGCTCCGGCCAGGCAACCGGCTCCTGCGGCCCGGCATCTGCATCCTGCGGCGGGAGCACCTCCGGGAATTCGCGCATGATCCGGCCCGGTTGCCCCCGCGGCGGCGCCTTCTTTCTCACGGGGGTTCACCTCCAAGTGTCTTGCGCATCTGCGCCGACACACCAGACAACAGCTCCAGGGCCCGCGAGGCCGCCGCCTCGGAGAGCGTCCCCAACCCGCAGGCCGGGGTGAGGAGGGAGGCGGCCAGGAGGTCGTCGAGGGGGACGCCCTTGGAGGCCACGAGCCGCAGCGCGCCCCAGAGGCGCTCGGTAAGGCTGCCCACACTCTCCGCCATTACCTGGGCGTCGCTGCCCGTGGGCACGATGCCCCAGGCGATGATCCCGCCCCGGTCCAGGAAGGCGCGCAGCGCCTGCGGGTACAGCGACAGGGCTTCGGCGTGGTCGTAGGCGTCGAAGTTGAGGATGTCCACCGAGGTCTCCAATAGCAGGGACCAGTCCGTGTTCCCGCAGCAGTGCACCCCCTTCAGCCCCTCGATGCCGGCAAGCACCTCTTCCAGAAGCTTTTGGACCTCCTCCCGCTCCACTGCCAGGTACGCCGAGCCGAAAGCCGCCAGGTAGGGCTCATCGACGAAGATAATGGTCTGCGCACAAAGACGCCGCAGCGCCCGCTCCTGCCAGGCCGCCTGCAGGTGCAGGTACCGCGCCGCCGCGTCCGCCAGCATCTCGTCGTAGAGGAGGGCGCGCCTGTCCTGGTCGGTCACGGTCAGCCCCCAGCTCACCGGACCGAGAACCTGGCCTTTCACCGCCAGCGCCGACTCTGGACGCAGGGTGAGGAAGCGCTCCAGGCCGGCTGCGAAGTCCCCGTCCAGCGCCGATGCCTCTAACTCCTTGCTCAGGTAGCGGGCGTACAAACGCTCCAGACCGGCGTCCAGGTCCTGCCGCCGATCCACGTAGACGCGGCCGCCTTCCAAGACCACACCGGGAAAGCCGCGGCAAAACTGCGCCGGCAGACGCTCCCGCGCGTCCCGCCGGGGGAGCTGGGGCCAGGCGGGAAGCTCCGGGAGCCATCGCACGACCAGGTCGCATGCCGCCCCGGGGTCGGTGTGCGGCAGACTGCCCACGGCCGTAGGAAGGAAAGGAGGGAGCGCGCCCATGCCAGAGCCCAGGTACGGATTCACACCTAGTATAGACTTGTGGCTATGCGGTCAAGCGTGAACCACGGCCACCTGGGCATCGCCCTGGTCTCCGCCGCGGGTTTGCTGCTGCAGCTGGCGCTGACCCGCGTCTTCTCCGTCACTCAGTGGTACCACTTCGCCTTCATGGCGGTGGGGCTCGGTCTGCTGGGCTTTGGGGCCAGCGGCACGGCTCTGGCCGTCGTCCCGGCCCTCCTCCGGTCGCCCCTGTGGACGGCAGCGTGGAGCGCCCTGGCCGTGGTGCCCGCAGTCGCCCTGGCTCTGGCGGTCCTCACGCTGGTCCCGTTCGACGCCTACCTGCTGGCCCTGCAGCCGCGACAGCTCCTTTACCTGGCCGCGCAGGTAACGGCGCTGATCCTGCCGTTCCTTGGAGTGGGTCTCGCCGTGGGTGTCCTGCTCGCTGCGTTCCCGGAGCGGGCCAACACGCTCTACGCAGCCTCGTTCCTCGGCGCGGCATGGGGTGCCGCTGCGGCGACCGTGGTGCTCCAGCTAGGCGGGGCCGGGAGCATGGTGGCAGCGGCTGCGGTTGCGGCTGCTGGCGCCGGGGTCCTGGGGGCGGCCAGGCCCGCGCCTGGTGCGCCCTCAGCGACCCGGCTCGCCGTCGCCGCAGCCCTGCTGGCTGTGGCGGCCGCGGCCGGAGCGGTGGTGCTACCGCCAGACCTCCCCCTCTCCCCGTACAAGGCGCTCAACCAGTTGCGACGCCTCCCCGACGCGCGCGTCGAGTACACCGGCCGGAATGCGGTCTCGCGCGTGGACGTGGTGCGCTCACCCGCCCTGCGGTCTGCCCCCGGGCTGAGCTACCTGTACCCCGGAGCAGCCCCGCCCCTGCCGGGCGCCACCGTGGACGGGGACGGCCCGCGCGCGCTGCCCGCCGCGGTCGACGCCGCCTTCACCGACTACCTCCCGACGGCGGCAGCCTACCGCCTGACCTCCGGCCGCGTCCTGGTCGTGGGGGTCAGCCTGGAGGTCTTAAGTGCTCTCGCCCACCGCGCCTCCTCGGTGACGGTGGTCGAGGGCAACTCACTCCTGGTGGAGGCGGCGCGGCGTTTCGGTGGAGAGGTGCTGCGACCGCGGGGGCGGGGCGGGGTCCGCGTGGTCACCGAGGCCCCCCGTACCTACCTGCGCCGCAGTCCCGGGCGGTTCCAGGTCATCCAGGTCCCTCCTCCGGAGTCCTTCCAGGTGGTCGCCTCCGGGACGTACTCAATGGCCGAGCACTACCTCTACACCGTTGAGGCCTTCGGCGACTACATGCGGAGGCTGGCCCCGGGAGGGGTACTCGTGGTCTCCCGCTGGGTCCAGACCCCGCCGAGTGAGGAGGTCCGCGTGTGGGCGGCGGCGGTGGCGGCGCTGGAAGAAGCCGGGCAGCCGGCAGCGGATCGTCTGGCCGCACTCCGGTCGCTGAACACCCTCACCGTCCTGGTCAAGCCCGGGGGATTCACCGCAAGCGATGTGGCGGCGCTGCGCGCGTTTGCCTCCGCCCGACGCTTCGATATCACCTACGCCCCGGGCCTCCCCGCCGCCCTGGCCAACCGTTACCACGTCCTGCCCGTGGACATGCACCGGGAGGCCTTCACCGCGCTGCTGGACCCCCAACAGCGCCGCACCTTCCTGCGCAGGTACGCTTTCGAGGTCGGCCCGATCCGCGACGACCGGCCGTTCTTCTTCCAATTCTTTCGCTGGAGCCAGGTCCCCCAGATCCTGGCCGGCCTGGGGCGTACCTGGCAGCCCTTCGGCGGGGGCGGGTACCTGGTGCTCCTCGCCCTCCTTCTCGTCCTCGGCACGCTAGCCGCCGGCCTGATCCTGGCGCCGCTGCGCCTGCGCCCGGGCGGCCTCCCTGCCACGTCCGGTCCAGCGGCGGGCCGGCTGCCTCGGGCGGGGGTCCTCGCCTATTTCCTCGCCCTGGGGTTCGCCTACCTGTTCGTCGAGGTCCCGCTGCTGCAGCAGATGGTCCTCCTGCTGGGGTTTCCCACGTATGCCGTGGCGGCCATCCTCGCCATGCTGCTTGTCGCCTCCGGGCTGGGGAGCCTGGCCGGCAGCCGCTGGCGCCCGGCAGCCTCAGTTGTGCTCCCGCTGCTTGCGGCGGCCATCGTGCTGGTCGCCTGGACCCTGCCCCGCGTCCTCCAGGCGGGCCTCGGCCTGCCCGCCCCTGCCCGCGTGGCCGTCATCGGCACCACCGTCATACCGCTGGGGATCCTGATGGGCATGCCCTTTCCGGCCGGGATCCGTTTCCTCGGGGTCCACGAAGCCGCACTCGTCCCCTGGGCGTGGGGCATCAACGGGTGCGCCTCAGTGGTGGGCGCAGTGGTCGCGGCCATCCTCCAGCTGCAGTGGGGGTTCCGGGCCGTGCTGGTCCTGGGCGGACTGGTCTACCTGGGCGCCGGGCTCGTGGCCATGGCCGCAGGCGCGGGGTCCGTGGCTACGGCCGGACCAGGGGGACGAAGAGCACGGACCCCAGGTTGGTGAACTCCAGCTTCCCGCCTTTCTTCGTGATCCGCCACAGGGTCTGCACCAGGCCAGGGGGGCCCACCGGGACCACCATGCGGCCACCTTCCCTGAGCTGAGCCAGTAGCGGGGGCGGGACGTGATCCGGAGCGGCGGTCACCAGGATCGCGTCGAAAGGAGCGGCCTCCGGCCACCCCAGGTATCCGTCCCCGATCCGCGTACGCACGCGGACGTAGCCCAGATCCCGCAACCTCCTGGCAGCCGCGCGGGCCAGCGGCTGGATGATCTCGATGGTGTAGACCTGGTCAGTCAGCTCGGCCAGGATGGCCGCCTGATAGCCCGAGCCGGTTCCGATCTCCAGAGCGCGCTCGCCGGACCGGACGTCGGCCTCCGCGGACATCAGTGCCACGATGTACGGCTGGGAGATGGTCTGGCCGTACCCGATGGGCAGGGGCCTGTCGGCGTACGCCTGGGAGAGGTACTCGTCGGGGACGAAGCGGTGGCGGGGCACGGTGAGCATGGCCCGCAACACACGCGGATCGGTGACGCCGCGGGACCTGATCTGCTCTTCCACCATCCGCTGCCGCTGGGCTGCGTACGCATCGGGGGAGGGCGCCGGCGTTGCCCCAGGAGAC contains:
- a CDS encoding methionine synthase, with translation MNPYLGSGMGALPPFLPTAVGSLPHTDPGAACDLVVRWLPELPAWPQLPRRDARERLPAQFCRGFPGVVLEGGRVYVDRRQDLDAGLERLYARYLSKELEASALDGDFAAGLERFLTLRPESALAVKGQVLGPVSWGLTVTDQDRRALLYDEMLADAAARYLHLQAAWQERALRRLCAQTIIFVDEPYLAAFGSAYLAVEREEVQKLLEEVLAGIEGLKGVHCCGNTDWSLLLETSVDILNFDAYDHAEALSLYPQALRAFLDRGGIIAWGIVPTGSDAQVMAESVGSLTERLWGALRLVASKGVPLDDLLAASLLTPACGLGTLSEAAASRALELLSGVSAQMRKTLGGEPP
- a CDS encoding protein-L-isoaspartate(D-aspartate) O-methyltransferase, producing the protein MVEEQIRSRGVTDPRVLRAMLTVPRHRFVPDEYLSQAYADRPLPIGYGQTISQPYIVALMSAEADVRSGERALEIGTGSGYQAAILAELTDQVYTIEIIQPLARAAARRLRDLGYVRVRTRIGDGYLGWPEAAPFDAILVTAAPDHVPPPLLAQLREGGRMVVPVGPPGLVQTLWRITKKGGKLEFTNLGSVLFVPLVRP